The following proteins come from a genomic window of Puntigrus tetrazona isolate hp1 chromosome 15, ASM1883169v1, whole genome shotgun sequence:
- the picalmb gene encoding phosphatidylinositol binding clathrin assembly protein b isoform X11, with the protein MSGQSITDRITAAQHSVTGSAVSKTVCKATTHEIMGPKKKHLDYLIHCTNEMNVNIPQLADSLFERTTNTSWVVVFKSLITTHHLMVYGNERFIQYLASRNTLFNLSNFLDKSGLQGYDMSTFIRRYSRYLNEKAVSYRQVAFDFTKVKRGVDGVMRTMNTEKLLKTIPIIQNQMDALLDFNVNANELTNGVINAAFMLLFKDSIRLFAAYNEGIINLLEKYFDMKKVQCKEGLDIYKKFLTRMTRISEFLKVAEQVGIDRGDIPDLSQAPSSLLDALEQHLASLEGKKVKDSTAASRASTLSNAVSSLANTGMSFTKVDEREKQAALEEEQARLKALKEQRLKELSKRPSFATTDTSPVSTTAACISTAPAIDLFSTPSCSNGALKMESDLFDLQTNFQSSMQAGPSVATAWGGYGAPQIPPPQSSGELRVDFESVFGTKAASSNSLDTDAGILKPTVAGSNQCSNQLPEKLVSDDLDSSLANLVGNLGIGNGTTKK; encoded by the exons ATGTCCGGGCAGAGCATTACGGACAGGATAACCGCCGCTCAGCACAGCGTTACCGGATCGGCCGTGTCCAAAACGGTGTGCAAGGCAACGACTCACGAAATAATGGGCcctaaaaagaaacatttggaCT ACCTGATACACTGTACCAATGAGATGAATGTGAACATTCCCCAGCTGGCAGACTCTTTGTTCGAGAGGACCACTAACACCAGCTGGGTGGTGGTCTTTAAGTCTCTAATCACAACACATCACCTCATGGTATACGGGAACGAG CGATTTATTCAGTACTTGGCCTCCAGGAACACATTATTCAACCTCAGTAATTTCCTGGACAAAAGTGGCCTGCAAG GTTACGATATGTCAACGTTCATTCGGAGGTATAGTCGATATCTGAATGAGAAAGCGGTTTCATATCGACAGGTGGCATTTGACTTCACGAAAGTAAAGCGTGG GGTGGACGGAGTGATGAGAACCATGAACACAGAGAAGCTTCTTAAAACCATCCCCATTATACAGAACCAGATGGATGCCCTTCTCGACTTCAAC GTCAATGCCAATGAACTTACCAACGGAGTTATTAATGCAGCCTTCATGCTTCTCTTCAAAGACTCCATCCGACTTTTTGCAGCTTACAACGAAGGGATAATAAACTTACTGG AAAAGTATTTCGATATGAAAAAAGTCCAGTGCAAAGAGGGTTTGGACATTTACAAGAAGTTCCTTACTCGAATGACCCGGATCTCAGAGTTTCTCAAAGTGGCAGAG CAGGTGGGAATAGACCGCGGGGACATCCCAGACCTGTCTCAG GCCCCCAGCAGTCTTTTGGATGCCCTGGAGCAACACTTGGCTTCATTAGAAGGAAAGAAGGTGAAGGACTCCACTGCCGCCAGCAG GGCAAGCACACTCTCCAATGCTGTGTCATCTCTGGCCAACACTGGCATGTCTTTCACCAAAGTGGATGAAAGGGAAAAGCAGGCAGCTCTGGAGGAGGAGCAGGCGCGATTGAAAGCTCTAAAG GAACAGAGGCTGAAGGAACTATCCAAGAGGCCTTCATTTGCCACGACCGACACTTCTCCAGTGTCCACCACAGCAGCATGCATCAGCACAGCTCCTGCCATCGACCTCTTCTCTACTCCCAGCTGCTCCAATGG TGCCCTGAAGATGGAGAGCGACCTCTTCGACTTGCAGACCAACTTTCAGTCGAGCATGCAGGCCGGACCCTCCGTGGCCACGGCATGGGGAG GATACGGAGCTCCACAAATCCCTCCTCCACAGAGCTCGGGCGAGCTGCGTGTTGACTTTGAGTCTGTTTTCGGTACTAAAGCTGCATCGTCTAATAGCCTGGATACAGATG CAGGGATTTTAAAACCCACTGTGGCCGGTTCAAATCAGTGCTCCAATCAGCTCCCGGAGAAGCTGGTGTCAGACGACCTGGATTCTTCCTTGGCCAACCTCGTTGGAA ATCTGGGTATTGGAAACGGTACCACTAAAAAGTAA